The following are from one region of the Capsicum annuum cultivar UCD-10X-F1 chromosome 1, UCD10Xv1.1, whole genome shotgun sequence genome:
- the LOC107857192 gene encoding uncharacterized protein LOC107857192, translating into MMVKKLCCFQYFVLCSLLLAVLVSSKHQGNSANDLVDIINKNRTVQKLPQLSNSPGLGCIALQYAMECMGNCSSNNSVNCHPSEDDFTEIFAPNCGVELPTFGTISGYILGCQPKYLEPLEAFSNVLVHDKKALSLLRNKTHTEVGVGIIKAHKHKGPYLWCILFSSSQRNTTFVLDDLGEGIKQKKGCYSGTSFPCSKAHKGKGLLSNKIWVLVLLCVIFFQELLRELF; encoded by the exons ATGATGGTGAAGAAGCTCTGCTGCTTTCAGTATTTTGTTCTTTGTAGTCTGCTTCTAGCTGTTCTTGTTTCCTCCAAGCACCAGG GAAATTCTGCTAATGACCTTGTCGATATCATCAACAAGAATAGAACTGTTCAAAAGCTTCCTCAACTTAGTAATAGTCCTGGACTTGGGTGCATAGCCTTGCAATATGCAATGGAATGCATGGGGAACTGCAGTTCCAACAACAGTGTAAATTGTCACCCTTCTGAAGATGACTTCACTGAAATTTTTGCTCCAAACTGTGGTGTAGAGCTACCTACTTTTGGAACCATATCTGGCTACATTCTCGGCTGTCAACCAAAGTATCTCGAGCCATTGGAAGCCTTCTCAAATGTACTTGTTCATGACAAAAAGGCTCTTTCTCTTTTGAGGAATAAAACTCATACTGAGGTTGGCGTTGGGATTATCAAAGCTCACAAGCACAAAGGACCTTACTTATGGTGCATTTTGTTTAGTAGTAGCCAGAGAAACACCACATTCGTACTTGATGATCTTGGTGAAGGGATTAAGCAAAAGAAAGGGTGTTATAGTGGAACCAGCTTCCCTTGCAGTAAAGCACATAAAGGCAAAGGTCTTTTATCGAACAAAATTTGGGTTTTGGTTTTGCTCTGTGTTATCTTCTTTCAAGAACTCCTTCGCGAACTTTTTTGA